A region of Vitis riparia cultivar Riparia Gloire de Montpellier isolate 1030 chromosome 1, EGFV_Vit.rip_1.0, whole genome shotgun sequence DNA encodes the following proteins:
- the LOC117911902 gene encoding protein TWIN LOV 1 isoform X2: MSGYSKEEVIGKNGRAFQGPETSRRSITEIQEAIQEERTIQTILLNYRKDGTPIWMLFHMSPVFSKEDGRVIHFVAVQVPMSRKPRRSGSGPGRDGVCEDGCRSRDIVFGSCRREVCSDSVLELEHVLAFESLFDSDNRDNEEPREASDQEKRRAAAAVNNILSLLTHYSELTGKLVCEKRCTLSGIGLLGASLIISLGRIKQSFVLTDPHLPEMPIVYASDAFLKLTGYARHEVLGCQCMFLSGVDTDPSTLLQVKESIQTEKACTVRILNYRKDRSSFWNLLHISPVRNASGKIAYSVWVQMEEGCGYQDAQGLSPEMRQRSTVGAVKVAVRSSSMGAGPSKS; this comes from the exons ATGTCGGGATATTCGAAAGAGGAGGTGATTGGGAAGAATGGTAGGGCATTTCAGGGACCAGAGACTAGTAGGAGATCAATAACCGAAATTCAGGAGGCAATTCAAGAAGAGAGGACAATACAaactattttattgaattatcgTAAAGATGGAACCCCCATTTGGATGTTATTTCACATGAGTCCTGTTTTTAGTAAGGAAGATGGCAGGGTGATACACTTTGTTGCAGTTCAAGTGCCAATGTCACGGAAGCCAAGGCGGTCCGGAAGCGGGCCTGGAAGAGATGGAGTATGCGAGGACGGGTGTAGGTCACGTGATATTGTATTCGGGTCTTGTAGGAGGGAGGTGTGCTCGGATTCGGTGTTGGAGCTGGAACATGTTTTGGCTTTTGAGTCGCTGTTTGATTCAGATAACAGAG ACAATGAAGAGCCTCGGGAAGCAAGTGATCAAGAGAAGAGAAGGGCTGCAGCCGCAGTTAACAATATCTTGTCTTTGCTAACACACTATAGTGAGTTAACTGGCAAATTGGTCTGTGAAAAGAGATGCACCTTATCTGGAATTGGCCTCCTTGGTGCTTCCTTAATTATATCTCTTGGTAGAATCAAACAAAGCTTTGTATT GACTGATCCCCATTTACCTGAGATGCCAATCGTTTATGCAAGTGATGCCTTCTTAAAATTGACAG GATATGCTAGACATGAAGTGTTGGGATGCCAGTGTATGTTTTTGAGTGGTGTGGATACGGATCCATCAACTCTATTGCAG GTAAAGGAAAGCATCCAAACTGAGAAAGCATGCACAGTACGTATCTTAAATTACAG GAAGGATAGGAGTTCATTTTGGAATCTTCTTCACATATCTCCTGTTCGGAATGCCTCTGGCAAG ATAGCATACTCGGTGTGGGTTCAGATGGAAGAAGGTTGTGGTTACCAGGATGCTCAAGGGCTGAGCCCTGAGATGAGGCAGCGTAGCACGGTTGGTGCGGTCAAGGTTGCAGTGAGGAGTTCATCAATGGGTGCTGGCCCTTCTAAGTCATAG
- the LOC117911902 gene encoding protein TWIN LOV 1 isoform X1 — protein sequence MESQLALIEQSFNYRYSVWVREALDELPDNFTITDPSISGHPIVFASRGFLKMSGYSKEEVIGKNGRAFQGPETSRRSITEIQEAIQEERTIQTILLNYRKDGTPIWMLFHMSPVFSKEDGRVIHFVAVQVPMSRKPRRSGSGPGRDGVCEDGCRSRDIVFGSCRREVCSDSVLELEHVLAFESLFDSDNRDNEEPREASDQEKRRAAAAVNNILSLLTHYSELTGKLVCEKRCTLSGIGLLGASLIISLGRIKQSFVLTDPHLPEMPIVYASDAFLKLTGYARHEVLGCQCMFLSGVDTDPSTLLQVKESIQTEKACTVRILNYRKDRSSFWNLLHISPVRNASGKIAYSVWVQMEEGCGYQDAQGLSPEMRQRSTVGAVKVAVRSSSMGAGPSKS from the exons ATGGAATCACAATTGGCTCTGATTGAACAGTCTTTTAATTACCGGTACTCGGTTTGGGTGCGAGAAGCGCTCGATGAATTGCCTGATAATTTCACTATCACTGATCCTTCAATTTCAGGGCACCCAATTGTTTTTGCCAGCCGGGGATTCTTGAAAATGTCGGGATATTCGAAAGAGGAGGTGATTGGGAAGAATGGTAGGGCATTTCAGGGACCAGAGACTAGTAGGAGATCAATAACCGAAATTCAGGAGGCAATTCAAGAAGAGAGGACAATACAaactattttattgaattatcgTAAAGATGGAACCCCCATTTGGATGTTATTTCACATGAGTCCTGTTTTTAGTAAGGAAGATGGCAGGGTGATACACTTTGTTGCAGTTCAAGTGCCAATGTCACGGAAGCCAAGGCGGTCCGGAAGCGGGCCTGGAAGAGATGGAGTATGCGAGGACGGGTGTAGGTCACGTGATATTGTATTCGGGTCTTGTAGGAGGGAGGTGTGCTCGGATTCGGTGTTGGAGCTGGAACATGTTTTGGCTTTTGAGTCGCTGTTTGATTCAGATAACAGAG ACAATGAAGAGCCTCGGGAAGCAAGTGATCAAGAGAAGAGAAGGGCTGCAGCCGCAGTTAACAATATCTTGTCTTTGCTAACACACTATAGTGAGTTAACTGGCAAATTGGTCTGTGAAAAGAGATGCACCTTATCTGGAATTGGCCTCCTTGGTGCTTCCTTAATTATATCTCTTGGTAGAATCAAACAAAGCTTTGTATT GACTGATCCCCATTTACCTGAGATGCCAATCGTTTATGCAAGTGATGCCTTCTTAAAATTGACAG GATATGCTAGACATGAAGTGTTGGGATGCCAGTGTATGTTTTTGAGTGGTGTGGATACGGATCCATCAACTCTATTGCAG GTAAAGGAAAGCATCCAAACTGAGAAAGCATGCACAGTACGTATCTTAAATTACAG GAAGGATAGGAGTTCATTTTGGAATCTTCTTCACATATCTCCTGTTCGGAATGCCTCTGGCAAG ATAGCATACTCGGTGTGGGTTCAGATGGAAGAAGGTTGTGGTTACCAGGATGCTCAAGGGCTGAGCCCTGAGATGAGGCAGCGTAGCACGGTTGGTGCGGTCAAGGTTGCAGTGAGGAGTTCATCAATGGGTGCTGGCCCTTCTAAGTCATAG